The Flavobacterium praedii genome window below encodes:
- the lysS gene encoding lysine--tRNA ligase: MALSEQEIIRREKLQNLRNLGINPYPAQLFPVNHTSKQIKESFEEGKKVIVAGRLMSVRDQGKACFAELQDSEGRIQLYVNRDVLCEGDDKTLYNQVFKKLTDLGDFIGIEGELFTTKVGAQCIRVDKFTFLSKTLRPLPLPKVDEDGKVHDAFNDAELRYRMRYVDLTVNQNVKETFIKRTKLFNAMRSFFNEAGYLEVETPVLQSIPGGAAARPFITHHNSLDIPLYMRIANELYLKRLIVGGFDGVYEFSKNFRNEGMDRTHNPEFTAMEIYVAYKDYNWMMDFTENLLEHCAIGVNGTSEATFGEHKINFKAPYARVTMTDSIKHFTGFDISGKTEAELFEAAKGMGIDVDNTMGKGKLIDEIFGAKCEGNYIQPTFITDYPKEMSPLCKEHRDNPDLTERFELMVCGKEVANAYSELNDPIDQRARFEDQMRLAEKGDDEANGTIDEDFLRALEYGMPPTSGLGIGMDRLMMFLTNNASIQEVLFFPQMRPEKKQVHLEEDEKLIVSILQANANVMEFGLLKIKSELSGKKWDKAMKNLSVLGMTEVVVDGDVKACRLKE, translated from the coding sequence ATGGCCTTATCAGAACAAGAAATTATCCGTAGAGAAAAACTTCAAAACTTACGCAATTTGGGGATTAACCCTTATCCTGCACAACTTTTTCCTGTAAATCATACTTCAAAACAAATAAAGGAGTCTTTTGAAGAAGGCAAAAAGGTGATTGTTGCCGGGCGTTTGATGAGTGTGAGAGATCAAGGAAAAGCTTGTTTTGCTGAACTTCAGGATAGCGAAGGGCGTATTCAATTGTACGTGAACCGAGATGTTTTATGTGAAGGCGATGATAAAACTTTGTACAACCAAGTATTCAAAAAATTGACCGATTTGGGAGATTTTATTGGTATTGAAGGTGAATTGTTTACCACTAAAGTAGGTGCTCAATGTATTCGTGTGGATAAATTTACTTTTTTGAGTAAAACACTGCGTCCGTTGCCATTGCCAAAAGTGGACGAAGACGGAAAAGTGCACGACGCTTTTAACGATGCCGAATTGCGTTACAGAATGCGTTATGTAGATTTGACGGTGAACCAAAACGTGAAAGAAACTTTTATTAAGCGTACCAAATTGTTTAATGCAATGCGCAGTTTCTTTAATGAAGCGGGATATCTTGAAGTTGAAACTCCAGTTTTGCAATCGATTCCCGGTGGTGCTGCGGCGCGTCCGTTTATTACACATCACAACTCATTGGACATTCCGTTGTACATGCGTATTGCGAACGAATTGTATTTGAAAAGATTGATCGTTGGTGGTTTTGATGGGGTGTATGAGTTTTCTAAAAACTTCCGTAACGAAGGAATGGATAGAACCCACAACCCAGAATTTACTGCAATGGAAATATATGTAGCCTACAAAGACTACAACTGGATGATGGATTTTACTGAAAACTTACTGGAACATTGCGCTATTGGTGTTAATGGAACTAGCGAAGCAACTTTTGGTGAACACAAAATCAATTTCAAAGCGCCTTATGCACGAGTTACAATGACCGATTCTATCAAACATTTCACTGGTTTTGATATTTCGGGTAAAACGGAAGCTGAATTGTTTGAAGCAGCCAAAGGAATGGGAATTGATGTAGATAACACGATGGGGAAAGGAAAATTGATTGATGAAATTTTTGGAGCTAAATGCGAAGGAAATTATATTCAGCCAACATTTATCACTGATTATCCAAAAGAAATGTCCCCGCTTTGTAAAGAACACCGTGACAATCCAGATTTGACAGAACGTTTTGAATTGATGGTTTGCGGAAAAGAGGTTGCCAATGCCTACTCTGAATTGAATGATCCAATTGACCAAAGAGCCCGTTTTGAAGATCAAATGCGTTTGGCTGAAAAAGGTGATGATGAAGCGAACGGAACGATTGATGAGGATTTCTTGAGAGCATTAGAATACGGAATGCCGCCTACTTCTGGCTTAGGAATTGGAATGGATCGTTTGATGATGTTCTTGACAAATAATGCTTCTATTCAGGAAGTGTTGTTTTTTCCACAAATGCGTCCTGAGAAAAAACAAGTTCATTTGGAAGAAGATGAAAAATTAATTGTTTCAATCTTGCAAGCAAACGCTAATGTGATGGAATTTGGTTTATTGAAAATCAAATCGGAATTGAGTGGTAAAAAATGGGACAAAGCCATGAAGAATCTTTCGGTTCTTGGAATGACAGAAGTAGTTGTGGATGGCGATGTGAAAGCTTGTCGATTGAAAGAGTAA